A region of the Salvia splendens isolate huo1 chromosome 11, SspV2, whole genome shotgun sequence genome:
GGAGCACATTGAAGAGGCAGAACTGGAGCAAGAGATGGAGCAGGAGCATATTGAAGAGGCAGAACTGGAGCAAGGGCCGAGAGCAACCCTGAGTTTGAGCAGCCAAATGAAGAACCATATTGTGCAGTTCCTTCAACAGCAATGCCAAGCTGGAGCACTGCCACATGGTTCATTTAAGAGGCAGCCAAGAGATTCAAAGTGCATAGAAGGACAATGAGCCGCGTATGGGGGATAACCAAGCAGCAAATTGAAGATGTGAAACCTGTTATCATGAGGGGCAGAGCATCAGGATATActaagaaaacaagtaaagtacattttgatgatgataagTTCAGACAATTGTCTTTTCTTAAGAGATCTTGCTATAAAAAACTTGCTTGTAAAATGGGCGCTAGCAAGATAAGGCCACATACAAATGCCATAAAACCAGCACTCACTGAAGCAAACAAAATTAGTAGAATGAGATGGTGTCTTACTCATATTCAGCCAGCTATGGATGAAGGGAAGCTTCTTTATCATGCTATGCACAACACAGTTCATATTGATGAAAAATGGTTTTACATGACAAAGGCTTCAGACAGATACTACCTGTTGTCGGATGAGGATGAGCCTTACAGGTCTTGCAGATCAAAAAGATTCATCACAAAAGTGATGTTCATGTGTGTTGTAAGTAGGCCACAGTTTGGCACAGATGGGCAGACCATCTTTGATGGTAAAATAGGCATATTCCCATTCACAGAACAAGTTCCAGCCAAAAGGATGTCAAAGAATAGGCCAAAAGGGACACTAGAGACAAAGCCTATCCCATCAGTTAACAAGGAAGCAATGAGAGAATGTCTCTTGAATCAGGTATGGATATTTTTTCCCCTCGCATTCCTATAAGACATTGGTAATGTCATCACTTAgccatatttttatttattcataaataATGCACAGATTATTCCAGCAATCAAGGCTAAGTGGCCAGCCAATGCAAGCAAGGAGATATATATCCAACAAGACAATGCCAAACCTCACCTGAAATCCTTTGACTCACAATTTGATGATCTTGCAAGTTCAGATGGATTTAAATTCCATCTAATTAGCCAACCAGCCAACTCCCCAGACACCAATGTATTGGACCTTGGCTTTTTCAGGGCCATACAATCACTACAAGATGATAAACTAGCCACCAATATAGATGAATTATTGGGTAATGTTTGGAGTTCTTTTGAGGAACTCACACCACAAACTCTGAACAATGTTTTTTTAACATTGCAAAGCTGTCTCAGTAAGATCCTAGAAGTGCATGGGGGCAACAATTACAAAATACCCCACTTGAACAAAGAAAGGCTGAGAAGGACAGTGGGGCTTCCTACATCACTTGAAGTTGAGGAGAATCTGGTAAAAGAAAGCTTAGAGTATCTACTACTCCCTCAGAATGATGTCAGTACCTCATATGACATATAGGGCATCTAATCAATGTTTTACAGATCTAGATAGGCCACTTGGATCATAGGGTTTACAGTATAAGCATCAAAATAGTTTGGTGTTTAGTAtgtaaactttttttttggttatAGTCTTCATTTTGGGTTAGGATAAATAGGCTGCATTCTGGGATAGGGTAACTAGGCTTGCTTACAACTCTAAAAGCTGCATTTTGTATGAATTCCAAGTGTAATTCATGGTTGgtgtgtgttttgttaacaaaattGCAAATCAAAGCCTCTAAACCATCAAAGAGGTGGCTAAGTTCACAAAAAACCAACCATTACAGAGGCATCATAGCTGAGCATGCATAACTCTTAAAAAAACATCATCACAGAGGAACAAAAGTGCAATTCAGAGCCAACAAACCAACCAAAGACAGTAAACTTgcaaatcagagcctccaaaccatcaaaggGGTGGCTAAGTTCACAAAAAACCAACCATTATAGAGGCATCATAGCTGGGCATGCATAACTCTCAGAAAAACATCATCACAGAGGAACAAAAGTGCAATTCAGAGCCAACAAACCAACCGAAGACAGTAAACTCAcaaatcagagcctccaaaccatcaaaggGGTGGCTAAGTTCACAAAAAACCAACCAATGCAGTGAATACACAGATAATCAGATGTAATTCATCAGAAAAACTGCATCATGGAGTATCAAACAAACCAACACAACCAAGACTACGATAACCCTCAATCAATTCAACTGAAACAGCCTCCAAACCCTACACAGGGGGTGGCTTAGAATTGAAAAAATACTCACAGATTAGATGAGATCTTTCATGCTAGGCAACAAGATCAACAACATTGCTTTTTCATTCTCGGTGTACTCCACCTTTGATGAGGACTGTGGTTGAGGTTCAGATTCGTCAAAGGGGTGGGATGGTGCTTGTGTTTCAGAGTCTTCATAGGGCTGGAATGGTGGGGGATGTTCAGATCCGTGCAAGCCCTCCGACGGCGCCTGCGTTTCAGAGTCGTCATGGGGGTGGAACGGTGGTTGGCGTTCAGCCCCGTCAAAGCCCTCAAACGGTGGCTGggtttcagatccgtcgaaGAAGCCATTCGGTGGGGGAAGCTCAGTTTCTTCGACGACGTCAGACCCATCAAGGCCCCCAAACCATCTTCGATTTCCCGATCGGTGGTAACAATCGACCATTCGGTCGATTTCCCACCGTGCAATCACTTCCGGTGGTGTATCAAGGACGATTAGGGTTCTGGGAGGTGTATCGAAAGATGGCAACGATTCAAACTCCGGCAATGGATCCCATTCATCGGGCATGGGAAGCGAATAGAGAGAGACGGTGATGGAGTAATCGTCAGATTTAGATCGGCGATTATAGTAGGAACTGATTAGGGTTCCTACAATTAGGAATAGAGAGAGATGGGAAAGGTGGAGTGAGAGTGAAATGAAAGTCAAATGAGGGTATTGGGGGTGGGGTAGGGTGGGTtaagattttgttttttttttgtttatttttgggTAGATAATGGCATTTGGGTGTAATTTTGGTGAATAATAGGGtaaaattttatgtccaaatatgaaAAATTCTAAATGTGACTCTAAAACTGGGACGGACTTTTATGGCAAAATGTGACTCcaaaactgggacggagggagtatgagagAAGTACAAATAAAAAGTGATTAGAgcattgttagtagagaatgtgACTTACCTCATAAGGGAGAAAAGCTTACCAAAAATGGAAGATgactatttttgtgggacgatcccaaaatgaaaaaagaagacTATTTTATAGGATAGAGGGTACGTATTATCTTAATTAATattcctccgtcccaactaagttgaaacGTCTTCTTCTTTGGGACGTCATCTAAGTTaagtagtacttcctccgtccctgaaaatttgtcctatttttccatttctatccatcccacaaaatttttttaccatttttggtagttggacctcatattccacttttatcctccgtcccaactaagttgaaacGTCTTCTTCTTTGGgatgtcatttcatttttttaccatttttggtagttgGACCTCatgttccactaactcatttatactcacattttattataaaactaatatataaaagtaggacccacattccactaactttttcaactcatttttcattacattttttaaaacccgtgccgggtcaaaatgggacaatatttgggggacggagggagtatttttcttACTCTCTcatatgttattttatttttatttaattcactatatataaattcttaattttcgtgTTCAAAAGTTTTTTCCcaacttagttggaacggaGGGAGCTGCTCTTTCTACTTTAGCTTCAACCTTTCATGTGAATAATAGACTATTGaccaaatgaaattttaaaacaaatggATAACTTATAaaattgattttgaatttttttttttgattttaggTACTGTATATAATTAGATAAAAAATAGTAGAtgtaatattatataatataataatgaaaaaaatgaaaataagtataTGCAGGGTGATATAAATAAACTCAAATTAACACACATGGAATTACAATATCTTTTCTGATAACAGGGTGGTTTTTGTAAATTGATTCTAACGGGATCCAGATCCGAAACCagattttaataaaatcaaCCCATCTTCATCCACTTAATGCCCATATAATTCTCTCTCAAAAAATATTACACCCTACCAAAACTTAACTACAACAGTTCTACGGAACAAGTGAATTTTGTTGTCACCTCTTCAAAATATCTCCCCTCACTCTCACCACACTCACATTTCTGCTCTTCACGTTTCATCTTAACCAGGCAGACGGCAACTGATCTACCGTAGGGCGAAGATGCTACAAGAACCTGCTGGTATTCATCATCTCTCTAGAAGGCACAGTAATTCCTACACAAGATACTGTGTGTCTAGAACCAATTTGAGACGCTGAAGTCACGAAGCTTTCGAAGATGCTTCTCCATTTCATCCCGTGTTTTGTTCCAGTCTTCCTTCTCGATGACTGTGGTTGGGTCGTCTCTTTCTTCCTGCAAGCATAAGCAGAATCAGTTAGAAGGGGAACAGACGCCATCAACAAGTTCCTTCCTACTTACTGAAGAAATTATTTTGAAGGTGTTCCCTTTATCTCGAACAACGAGTAAATCTTTTTTTCTATCCCGATCTTTGCCATCAGGAACAGTCACCTGCAGAAAGGAGACAATGATTTGTTAAGCATGAAGAGTAACAGAATTAGTGGTACGGTAATCATATTCTATTAGTCACGAATAAGATAGAGGTTTAAATTAGCAATTTATCTTTAGTATAAACCCAATACAAAATTAACTGCAGATAGAATATCAGGTGAGTAGCTCCATGGGAATAACCAGCAGCGTTTGATAAATTTATGCATTTAATAACTTAGTTCTTTACCTAAAGAAAAAGTGAGAGAACAACCCTGTTGAGTTTCTCTATTTTATGTTCGAGTTACaactcacatttcactttacCAACACACAGTTATGTACACATTTATCATATCATCCAATAAATTGCTATTGATATCCTCCAGAGGGTGGCGTGCGTTGGAGATGATCAAACATGAAATGCATAGTGTATCAGTGATGATAACATAAAAAATCTCACATTGGACAGAACAAAGAGCTTAAAAGAGAGTGCTACTACATGTCCAAGGATTTGAAGTAGTTCTTTTCATAATTGAGGAATCCAAGAGAGCAAAAAGCAATAGAAAGCAGAAAGAAAGGTGCCTACCATAACTGTTGCTCTCGAGATTGATCTAGTTTTTGAGTCAATGACATAAATCTCTTCAAAATCCAGCATAAATTCTGGATCACCATACCGCCGGTTCCTATAGTGTTTCGTCAAGAAAACCTGCGAAACAGCAACATGGTTGCACTAAGTCAATATCGTAATTTTGGAAAAGAATGtctgttttcttcttttttactccctccgtcccgcttaagatgacacgttctcctttttagtttgtctcaattaagatgacacatttccttttttggaaactcTCTCTCCAGTTAATATACCCAACAACTTTTTTTCACTCcttttaaaatattcatctttcttcatctctctattttaatactttcaCCCACCTTTCCTCTTtccaattaaacactttaaccCATAACTCCTAAATTCCCGTACCggccaagaaatgtgtcatcttagccaggacggagggagtaattttctCCAGAAAAGAAAGATGCAATCGACATTTTCTTGAAAATTAGAAAGCAACTCCAAATCCCAGCAGATGTAAATGGGAAGCTCAGACTACTCATTTGATAGAAAAGGCTCCATCACTTATTAATTTGGAAAGAGTCCTAATATAAGATTGCAGATGCTAATGCCTAACGGTATGATGATATGTCATGAATCATCCAAACTCCACAAGCAATTATAATTTCAATATTTAGGAAGTGCACCCAAACATGATTACAGTTTCAACGATTCTATGTAGGGCTAGGATAAGCAAAATAACACTATTTGCTCAAAACCAATAATAAACCACTTATGATAAAGTTCAAAGGTTTTTCCTAACCTTTAGGACTTCCCTCTCCGATTTATACATGGGATCTCTAGGTGCATCAATCGGTGGCTCTGTCACATTGTAGCAGCCGTAATCACTTTGAGCACATCGGATATACTGCAAATCGAAACAAAGTTACTAATGTCCAATAACGATGCATCTGTTGATAACTTTATAGTCAATCACGGTCACTTCCAGAGCTATAAATTCATTCTCATCAACATCCTATAAACCAGAGGCGTAAATATGAACCATCACCAAACAAAAGAGACTACCTTCTCAGGCATCGGCGCGAGAACCTTTGGAATCGCATACACGTCAGTGTCTGGAGGCGTGACATACATCTAAACAGAAAGATATAAGCAAATCCATAAGCATCGATAATAAAGGAGAGAAATATATCATCAAACAATTCATCTTCATAGATTAATATTAGAATCCGCCTACAAGAGAAAATTGACCGATTCAAGCAACAATTACAACAATCTTTGCAGATACAACTGAACTAGAATTATCTTCAACAATCAATGACCTAGAATTGTCAATAATATCTTAGTCTCATAGTGAGCAATCAGGAACATAATTAATGACCTAGAATTGTAAATTACGCAACTAATTGAGGTAGAAGCATCaattaactaattaatcaaGTAAAACAAGTCGAATTCTACCTCACGGAAGTCGTAGACGTCATTATCGGGATCAGGCGGCTTCCGAATGAAAAAATCGCAATCCAGCAAACAAATCTTATGAAACTCATCTTCGTTTATCCGATAATCGACGATTTTCTCAGAATCCCAACCCTGAATCGACACGAAGCTCTTGCTGTGGACCATCGCGATTTCCTCCTCCCCGACGTTGCCGGCGGCGGCGATGGCGAGAGCGGCGGCGGTATCGTAATCGACATCGAAGTCCTTCTTGTTGTCGACCTCCTCCACCTCGTCGTCGTCCATGTCGTAGTCGTCCGGGCCTCCGCCGTCGGCATCTCCGTCGTCGGCCCGGACGCGGAAGCCTGGTCTGGAAGAAATTGGGCGGGTGATTGACAGGGAGCGGATAATGTTGGGCTTTGGGATGGAAAGCGTCGGAGCGGCGTTGGAGTTCACCGGGAAGAGGGGCGTGAGGAGGATAGCGGCGGCATTCATGGCGGAGAGGCAAAGTGTAGAAGTTTggattacatattttattttatctgttCCAACGGATTAGTAATTATCCTAAGGGCAGTGGCGCGCACTAAAGCTCGTCATATGCACTGTCATGTCaacattttatcctcctccCCTTGCAGCCTTTCACCTGCAATGGAATACCCTAAGGGGCGCCCTATaagttttactattgttttattaattaatttaaatatattcaaatatataaatgcaaactaattaaaaaatacaacgaAGCACAATGATTATATAGAAACGACAAAtaatacattgattaaaaaaaagttacaatggttataaataaataaaaattgactattctacaaaagccccaacttccggcgcaactcatcgatcaacccctgagaggtattcggctctggtcggatccgtacacttcataagggcgttgtgcatatccaacaacgtccgcgccatcgaggccgttgccaaatACGAGTAGGCAATTGTCGTCGGGGTCGGGATAGGagtcgggatcggcgatggggggcggcggccgaggaggatgtcgcattcgccttccccttgttcttcgtagctttgacgcctatgggacgccgccgggaggacatcggtgtgcagGAACTTTCTTCCTCCGTgcacgtccggttgaggtccaccggacgagttccgctttcgctggtcgtgtaaccaccagtgtcggtggtcttcgtcctctttgtcggCACCAGTGTGTAGAATCCCGCCTAgaaacttctgcttgtccctcaagagcgcctagatgctgaaatgcttgaagtcgccgtacatggacTGGAACAACAACAACGCTTTATCTCGCACGTCACTCAAGCTCTCGTCGCTTCCCTGATCCCTCGaacacttctcgtactccgccgcgaacaggttgacttgcttcttcacctgatctcagtgcttgcggagctgctccctttggcgcttgtacgcgctcagCGGCTTcacctcattgtagcgctcagcgatgcgctcccagtacacgaagtgcttttggttgttcgcgaatattgggtcctccgatatatccacccaacacctcgccaagacgtgggtttcatccggctggtagttctcgtacggccgggggcgtactcttcattcgttgccggaggtggcaacttgtacgcgCGGTGCTTGGTctgcttctttctggcgggggcgGCAGCGGCGGAAGGGGCGGCGGCGCGGCGGGAAGGGGCAGCAGGGCGAGTTGGAGATAGCTCCATGTCAGAGAGACCGTgcgaatccgtactgaagtcggggtcgtactgcgtgttgtcgTCGAACGATCGATAttcgccaggttgtgtaccTGGCCACCATGCGCCATCTCCAAATATCGGGCTACcaggacttgagtatccaccggaatccattttattgcgtaatttgagagttgaaaagtgaatcgaaaagttacaaatgaaatatgaggatggggtatttatataaacaaaattttcgaattaaaaaaaaactaaaacgcgttgcatcgtccacGCCATCGTctgcgtcgcccacagtgggcggacgatggcgcggacgatagcgcgcccgatgtatcgggcgcgctatcgtccgccccattgtggatgctctgattCGTTGTCGTACGACTGCAGCACTAAGGCCACCTTCAACACGTCACGTGGGTGGCTCGTAACCCGTCACGCCGGGACGAGAcagcggcgagacgcgttgcagcgtctcgtctcgtccccagcccgccgagcgTCCCGTCCCAtcgagacggatggcgagctgtctcgccacgcacCAGCGCGatgtggcgcgctccggcgccacgcgtgacgcccactcgccggcccgcgagtgggcatcgtcacgctgatgcaataaatcctttttttaaaattcgaatttaataaaaaatcgaaaattggtaatattaccgttattattaccattttttctttttttatttttatttttttactctataaatactcctaattcatacTCATtccacacacaaatacacatctattcttttcaaatcatcttcatttcctctccaattttcatctaacttcttatcacaaaatgtccgacGACGGAAACTCTAGCGGTGGCGGCTCcagcgggtttgacatcaacgcgttcggcgactggggggcatgacaatgtcctgggtggtggttccggttcgtcaacgctggggggtaccaaccaccccattatTGATATGGATGCATACGCATGTCCCTCCGGCCCGAGGTATTCAcggggattatcccagattcgggaggattattcagatgaacccactccggaaggaggccgaggcggtggaagctccagggcggaggcggagacggaggaggaggagaatctaggccggcatccgtacagccccaaGGGAACGCtggctgtgtacaacgcctggatcagcgtctcgtacgatcccatcttcgggaatcaacaatcccggaagtgcttctgggaaaaggccaccgaggcctaccacgagattaagccgaaggggtcccgccgccgcacatttaagatgctccgcgctcattTTGatcgagtcgacagagaggtcaaaaaattctgctccatctacaagagtgaagcggctcattaccaaagtggagccacgggagccgacattctgaggtcggttTTGCTAGTCTACTTCGGCGACACCGgtaaacaattcaaacatgtcgatgtttgggagatCGTCAAAGACGAGAAAATGTTGGCCAacggtgtccggtccagctcaggctcgacctcgaagcgcacgaagcacacgacgggtggccaatactagTCTAGTGAGGgaggttcgggcagcgccgcacaagagtttgcctcgtaggaggttgagggcacgacagacgatgtCGGGGAATCCTCCAGTGGGCGCCGTCAGCctcaagggagaaatgcggcgaaggcggctagagggaggagggtccgagccgaatcaagccaggcgggctcgggggcaccctctaactccctaatgtccatgtacatgaccgccacaatggcagacacttcccgcatgacgccttcTCAATACTAAGtctatcttgccggaattgagtttatagCAAGataacttggtattccgcctccaggtggcttcagtgcacctcaaccgccttcgggggatgattcgccggcggattagttttttttattttctataaaattgtattttatattatgtaatttttatttttttagaattttaattatatggtttttttatttttttgaattttaagttgtacttttattttatgttgtaattttattaatgaTGGGGGATTTCATAGCAAAAGAATTTTATTCTGAGTTAGGAGTGATGGGGGATTTCATAGCAAAAAaatttgcaaaataaataaattagagtggaaatttatttttgtgattATTTGAATTACTTCAAAAACAATTAATCATAATACATGAATGTGTGAATTTGAAACTTACGTGTAGATTCTCCAGTGTATTCAATGAATAAGTAAGGACAATAGGATAATGTTATTTCTCATATCGTGTTAAATTGAGTTCAACATTTACAGCTATACAAGCAATTGTTCGGGTTGAAAATAtgttttttcggtataccaagGCATAGTTGCCCAGTTTCTCCCCCGTCGTATTCATGTCGATGGACGCATCTCCATTATTCGTTGAGTAGAAGTTGACAGCGAGACTTTTGATCATCTTCAGCGCGTCATATCCACCCTAAGACGTATTGCTTAATTTGGGGCTCTTCTTGAATAGTGCACGTTAAGGTATATGCTGAAAAACATACttttatgttgttttaattactgcaattttaaatagaaatatatttattttgttatttatccCAGAAGCTGAGTCAGTTCCTAGGGTGAAGAAGAGGTCTAATAACTAGAAGAAGTCTAGAAAGTCTCGCTTCAAAATGGATTGCACTGAGATATATTATGATATTATTACGATTGTCCGGTGAGAATTTTACTGATTCCTTCCAAGTGGACATTATACTCAAAGCCTTTCACCGTATCTTCATCAATTTATAGGATTAAACTACTATTACTACAACATAagcataaataatactccatccgttcttgttaatagtcatttttctattttgaaaaattccaaTATAATTGAgtgatttatatttttatcaaaaaaatctCCAGtgttactttattatctcttcatttctcttaatttattctcttattCTATTCACCATTCATTTACACATTATTCTTAAACTTTATGCCAAAAAGAAATATCTCTATGGAGTAATTTAGAACGGTAAAGTACTCTCTTGTTAAATATTTACATAACATCAATCCTCTAAGGACTCGTTTGGTTGGACTGATAGGCCTTGATAGGGCCGCCTATCAGAGGTATATCAGGTGTTTGGTTGCCATGATACTACTATCTCTAAGCCCGAAAATTTGCTAAAAGCCCGCCTAGGCCCGATGGACTATCCACAAATGTGTGAATACACTATACCACACAAAAGCAGTGATAGTGTACTGTTCCCCTATGATAGTCAATATTGCCCTCTTTCTCTCCCACTtttattcactctctctctctcctgcaACTCTTCTCTCACCCCCAATTTTACTCACTTTTCTCTATCTTCTGCAAATCTTCAAAGCTCATTCTATTTAATGATTTTGgtgatgtttttattttatttttggagtTGGGCTTCTCAGAGCTTGCAATTGAGATCGCCGTCGAGAAGTACGTTCGAAGGCTTAACGTCGGCGTGGACGATGTGAGGGGCGCAGGTATCGTGAAGGTGGGCGATGGCGGAGGCGAGCTGGAACGAGACGGCGGCGCGTTGATTCCACGTGAGTGGAGGAGTGTGGGAGGCGTGATGGAGCTTGTGGTGCAAGGTGCCGTTGGGGACGAACTCCATTATCAGGGCGCCTTGATCTTCCGCGTAGCCGAGGAGCTTCACGATGTTTGGGTGGCGGATGTGGAGCAGGATTTGGAGCTCCTGGTTGAAGGCGGCGTACACGCGCTGGCTGCTGCCGCTGCTGCGGTAGAGCTTGACGGCGACGGTGGAGttgatttttttactattaaatCATTATGCAACTAATTAGAggcatataattatttttagaattttattatcatttttaataattaaaaactcGTAACTATTAGAGTTGATAAATTCAAAAGTCAGAATGTTATTTCTTCAAAATCAatctttttttcaaattttcaatggaaaatttaatttgttcATCTTTTCTTGGGACATTTTAATTATGATTTGTTGATTATCGTTACAATATAGATTATCGTTAATAATTTTGTTGATAGCATCATCATTAACACCAATTTACTTAACTTAATCATAAAATAGAGATACACATTTACATACAAATATATTTACTAACAAGGACATTTCTATCATTTTACATCTTATCTATAAAACACTATCTTGTCAATCaaacaacatcataaaaatactATCAGACACTATCTCATTTTCGGCCCGAAAATGCTATCTTAAGATAACTATCTTGCTATTTTCTATCATGGCAATCAAACGAACCCTAAGATAGCAATGAATGCTGCTAAGGAAGTCTTAATGGTGTCCAATCCATCTTCCTTATGGTACAACCTTAGAAAGGGAAAGAAACTAGAAATGAAAGTACCCGAGTCAATTCATATGCCTCAAACAATAATTCAACACTCTTTTTCAATTGTTTTAACTTTCACAATTGTTTCAAAATGCGCAActcaaaaaaatattcacagtttaattaaatactctatttatattttaagggCACTCTCAATGGCACCCATAAATCCGCCCTAGGCAATTAGCGAGTTTATTGATGCCACGAG
Encoded here:
- the LOC121756319 gene encoding PLASTID TRANSCRIPTIONALLY ACTIVE protein 6, chloroplastic-like, with product MNAAAILLTPLFPVNSNAAPTLSIPKPNIIRSLSITRPISSRPGFRVRADDGDADGGGPDDYDMDDDEVEEVDNKKDFDVDYDTAAALAIAAAGNVGEEEIAMVHSKSFVSIQGWDSEKIVDYRINEDEFHKICLLDCDFFIRKPPDPDNDVYDFREMYVTPPDTDVYAIPKVLAPMPEKYIRCAQSDYGCYNVTEPPIDAPRDPMYKSEREVLKVFLTKHYRNRRYGDPEFMLDFEEIYVIDSKTRSISRATVMVTVPDGKDRDRKKDLLVVRDKGNTFKIISSEERDDPTTVIEKEDWNKTRDEMEKHLRKLRDFSVSNWF
- the LOC121754621 gene encoding uncharacterized protein LOC121754621, which produces MSRVWGITKQQIEDVKPVIMRGRASGYTKKTSKVHFDDDKFRQLSFLKRSCYKKLACKMGASKIRPHTNAIKPALTEANKISRMRWCLTHIQPAMDEGKLLYHAMHNTVHIDEKWFYMTKASDRYYLLSDEDEPYRSCRSKRFITKVMFMCVVSRPQFGTDGQTIFDGKIGIFPFTEQVPAKRMSKNRPKGTLETKPIPSVNKEAMRECLLNQIIPAIKAKWPANASKEIYIQQDNAKPHLKSFDSQFDDLASSDGFKFHLISQPANSPDTNVLDLGFFRAIQSLQDDKLATNIDELLGNVWSSFEELTPQTLNNVFLTLQSCLSKILEVHGGNNYKIPHLNKERLRRTVGLPTSLEVEENLVKESLEYLLLPQNDVSTSYDI